A window of the Paenibacillus woosongensis genome harbors these coding sequences:
- a CDS encoding MerR family transcriptional regulator: MLPFTQAEENLTRRYKREETVARIHFIKELRSSGLSIPQIKEALNKDS; encoded by the coding sequence ATGCTGCCTTTCACACAGGCGGAGGAAAATCTGACACGCCGATATAAAAGAGAGGAAACCGTTGCGCGCATTCATTTCATTAAGGAACTGAGATCGAGCGGCTTATCGATCCCGCAAATTAAAGAGGCTCTCAACAAGGATTCATAA
- a CDS encoding GNAT family N-acetyltransferase produces the protein MASDLEMVLAIENDHENRSYIIPWPRDQHMAALHDSDKRHIVIEDEAANPVGYMILAGLNSPHHSIELVRIVIAEKNKGYGREAIKAILQYVFDGLSAHRVWLDVKEYNERAKQLYLALGFKQEGILRECIRNGDQYESLIVMSLLRQEFTTLRVDV, from the coding sequence ATGGCTTCTGATTTAGAGATGGTGTTAGCGATTGAAAACGATCATGAGAACAGATCCTATATTATACCTTGGCCCAGGGACCAGCATATGGCCGCGTTGCACGACTCGGATAAGAGGCATATAGTTATTGAGGATGAGGCTGCGAACCCGGTGGGGTATATGATCTTGGCAGGGCTCAACAGCCCGCACCATAGCATTGAGCTGGTCCGAATTGTCATTGCCGAGAAAAATAAAGGATATGGAAGAGAAGCCATCAAGGCGATTTTACAATATGTATTTGATGGGCTAAGTGCTCATCGAGTATGGCTGGATGTGAAAGAATATAATGAGAGAGCGAAGCAGCTTTATTTAGCTCTAGGGTTCAAGCAGGAGGGCATATTAAGAGAATGCATTAGGAATGGCGATCAGTACGAATCTCTAATTGTAATGTCCCTGCTAAGGCAGGAATTCACGACTTTAAGAGTGGATGTCTAG
- a CDS encoding glycosyl hydrolase family 8 yields the protein MSANQLGAFYTKEYRNLFKELGYSETEIEARLEQAWNDLFYGEPDVRIYHPMGDDKGYILDTGNLDVRTEGMSYGMMMAVQMNKKEEFDRLWNFSKTFMQHKEGPYANYFAWHCKPDGTRISQGPAPDGEEFFAMALFFAASRWGDGPEPYNYSEQARTILRACLHQGENGEGDPMWDPETKLIKFIPESTFSDPSYHLPHFYELFALLADERDMKFWREAAKASRAYLHTACHPESGLAPEYANYDGTPAEPQPHGDFRHFYSDSYRVAANIALDWLWFRQDPWQVEQSNRIQAFFRDIEVSDYRRYTIDGKPFDEPALHPIGLLATNAAASLAADGPDAEHFVRLFWDTPLRTGDRRYYDNCLYFFSLLALSGNYRIY from the coding sequence CAGGCATGGAACGATCTGTTCTATGGAGAGCCGGATGTGCGGATCTATCACCCGATGGGTGACGATAAAGGCTATATTCTCGATACCGGCAATTTGGACGTGCGGACAGAGGGCATGTCTTACGGGATGATGATGGCTGTGCAAATGAATAAGAAAGAAGAGTTTGACCGGCTGTGGAATTTCTCGAAGACATTTATGCAGCATAAGGAAGGGCCCTACGCCAATTATTTTGCCTGGCATTGCAAGCCGGACGGAACCCGCATCTCCCAGGGTCCTGCACCGGACGGAGAGGAATTTTTCGCGATGGCCCTGTTCTTCGCGGCCAGCCGTTGGGGAGACGGGCCGGAGCCCTATAACTATTCCGAGCAGGCACGAACGATTCTAAGAGCATGCTTGCATCAGGGGGAAAACGGCGAAGGCGATCCGATGTGGGACCCGGAAACGAAACTGATCAAGTTCATACCGGAATCGACATTTAGTGATCCGTCATATCATCTTCCTCATTTCTACGAGTTGTTTGCCCTGCTGGCCGACGAGCGGGATATGAAGTTTTGGCGGGAGGCCGCCAAGGCCAGCCGGGCTTACCTGCATACGGCATGCCATCCGGAATCTGGCCTCGCTCCAGAATATGCGAATTATGACGGTACGCCGGCAGAGCCGCAGCCGCATGGCGACTTCCGTCATTTCTACAGCGATTCCTACCGGGTGGCCGCCAATATCGCCCTGGATTGGCTATGGTTCCGCCAGGATCCCTGGCAGGTCGAGCAGTCCAACCGGATTCAGGCATTTTTCCGGGACATCGAGGTTTCCGACTATCGCCGCTACACCATTGACGGGAAGCCGTTCGATGAGCCAGCGCTGCATCCGATCGGCCTTCTGGCGACCAATGCAGCGGCTTCCCTGGCCGCCGACGGCCCGGACGCGGAGCATTTTGTCCGCCTGTTCTGGGACACGCCGCTTCGTACCGGCGACCGCCGCTATTATGACAACTGCCTGTACTTCTTCAGCCTGCTGGCGTTGAGCGGGAATTATCGGATTTACTAA